The segment GTGCTAAAACAGCCCCACAAGTTTAGTTTTTTGACTAAGGGAGGTAAAACAAGCTATGAAACGTCGCGAATTCCTGTCTGTGGCTGCCAAAAGCGCCGCTATCGGCGCGACCTCGACCACCTTTGCCGTCCCAACCATCGTGCATGCTCAGACGCAAAGGATACGCTGGCAGATGGCCACCAGTTGGCCGGTGTCGCTCGACACCATCTACGGCGCAGCAGAATATTTTGCCGAGCGCGTCGCAGCCCTGACAGACGGGCGCTTTCAGATCACACCCAACCCGGCCGGCAAACTTTCGCGCGGCACCGACATCCTTGACGTGGTCTCGCAGGGCGCGGTGCCCATCGGGCACACGGCATCGTACTACTATATCGGCAAGAGCCCGGTCACGGCGTTTAGCACTGCCCTGCCCTTCGGCATGACCTTACGGCAGCAGAACGCCTGGCTTTATGAAGGTGGGGGCCTCAAGCTGCTCCAGGAGATATATGCCAAGCGCTTCAACGTGATTCATTGGCCGGCCGGCAACACCGGCGCCCAGATGGGCGGTTGGTTCCGCAAGGAAGTGAAGACGGTCAAAGACCTGCAAGGGTTGAAGATGCGCATCCCCGGCCTGGGCGGCGAGGTGATGAAGCGGCTGGGGGTGACCGTGCAGACGTTGCCGGGCGGCGAGATCTTCCAAGCACTGCAGACCGGCACGGTGGACGCTGCGGAGTGGGTCGGCCCCTATGACGATGAAAAGCTTGGATTCTTCAAAGTCGCCAAATTCTATTACTACCCCGGCTGGTGGGAGCCGGCGCCGTCGCTGGAGATCGAGGTGAATCTCAATGAATGGAATAAGCTGCCCAAGGCCTATCAGGAAGCCATAAAGAGCGCCGCAGCCGAGGCCAATCAAAACATGGTCGCGCGCTACGATGCGCGTAACGCAGCCGCGCTGGCTAAGCTCACCGCTCAAGGGGTGCAGGTCAAACGGTTTAGCAACGAAATCCTGGCTGCGGCCCAGAAAGCAGCTTTGGGGCTGTACGAAGAGTATGCCAGCAAGGACGCTGATTTCAAGCGCGTTTATGAAAGCTGGAAGAAGTTCAAAGCCGAAACCGACAAGTGGTTTGGGCTGAACGAGTATGCCATCGAGGGCTTCCTCTTTGGCGCATCGTAAGCGCCACGTGTGTCTACAAGAAAACGCCGACGGGCAGGGGATGAATCCTGCTCGTCGGCGTTTTCGGCCCTGCATCTATCTGAACGATAATCGCACCAGCGCGTTGACCGTCTCCGGGAAGGCGATCACGATGGCCAGCACCACGAGTTGAATGATCATAAAGGGGATCGCGCTGCGGTGGATCTCGACGGTGCTCACCTCCTTCGGCGCCACGCTCTGCATGTAGAACAGCGAAAAGCCGACCGGTGGCGAGATGAAGGCTGTTTGCAGGTTGATGGCGACTACAATGGCAAACCACACCATGGTGTAGCCCTCGTTGGAGAAGGCGCCTGTTGGATTAAACGCATCCAACACTCGCTCGGCTGCCGGCACCAGCAGCGGCATGGCGATGTAGGTGATCTCGGTGAACTCGAGGAAGATGCCCAGCAGGAAGATGGCGATGTTCGCAACGATGATAAACGTCCAGAACCCGCCCGGCAGGTTGGTCAACCATTCTTCGATCAACAGGTCGCTGCCCAGGGCGAACAGCACCTTGGTGAACAGGGTGGAGGCAAAGAGGATCATCAGGACCAGGCCGGTGGTTTTGGCAGTGGAGAGGGCGGCGTCGGTGATGACCTTGCGACTCATCCGGCGATTGATCACGGCCAAGATGGAGGCGCCGATGGCGCCGAACGCCCCGGCCTCGCTGGGGGTGGCCAGGCCGGCAAAGATCGTGCCGAGCACCGCCAGGATAAGCACCACCGGCGGGATGAACGCGCGGAGCGTGCGCAAGAGCAAAGTACGGCTGCTGAGCGTGCGCGCCTCCGGTGGCAGGGCCGGCGCACTGCCTGGACGGGTGTAGGCGACCACCAGCGCGTAGATGGCGTAAGACGCAGCCAATAGCAGGCCGGGCACCAGCGCCCCGGCGAACAAATCACCGATGGACAGCCCAAACTGGTCGCTGAGCAGCACCAGCACAATGCTGGGCGGAATCATCTGCGCCATAGTGCCGGAGGCGACAATCACGCCGGTGGCCAGCTCTTTGTTGTAGCCGTACTTCAGCATGGTGGGCAACGAGATCAGCCCCATGGCGATGATGGTGGCCGCCACGACGCCAGTGGTCGCCGCCAGCAATGTCCCCACTACCACCACCGCCAGCGCAATGCCCCCCTTCAGCGGCCCCATCAACTGGCCGACCGTTTCGAGCAGCTCCTCCGCCAGCCCCGACTTTTCCAGGATGGCGCCCATGAAGATGAAGAAGGGGATCGCCAGCAGTGTGCTATCGCTCATGATGCCGAACCAGCTATTCGGCAGCGACAGCAGCAAATTGAAGTCGAACGCGCCCATCGCCAGGCCGATCAGCCCAAACACGATGGAGACGCCGGCAAAGGAGAAGGCCACCGGGTAGCCCGTCAGCAACAAGAAGAAGAAGCCGACGAACATCAGGATGCCAAGCCACTGTGGGTTGAATCCTTCCATCGGTCTTTCTCCTGCGCTATCAGCGCGCCATAGCCTCGTGCTCCAGCTCTTCGCGCATCTCGCGCACCATTTCGTCGGCCATCATCTGGTCGGTTTCGGCCACCATCACCGCTTGATCGGCTTCATGGTAGCCGAGGAGGACGGCAACGTACTTAATCAGTTGCGAGATGGCCTGCACCAGCAGACCGAAGAAACCGACGATGATCAGCGACTTAAGCGGCGCGAGTGGCAAGCCACCGGCGTCGCTCGACACCTCCCAAGGCCCCCAGCTCCCGTCCGGCAGGCGCCCCCACGACGTCAGCACCGGGCCAATGCTCACATAGATCGCTAACAAGCAGAACGGGAGGAGGAAGAGCAAGGTGCCCAGGAAGTCCACGAGCGCGCGTTGGCGCGGCCCCCAGCGCGAGTAGAAGAAGTCCACGCGCACATTGACGTTGTGCTTGAGCAGGTAGGGAAAGCCGATCAGAAAGAGGAGCGAGAAGAGATACCATTGCAACTGGATCAACTCGTTGGAGATCAACGTGCGTTGCAGCGCTTGGCCGAGGTAGCGCAAAGCAGCGTTCAGAAAGCCAGCCAAGACGGCCAGAACAACGATGATGCTGATCAGCCCGCTCAGCCGATCGGTGATCGAGTCGATGAATGATGCGACACGCAGCAACGCCTTCAACTTTCCTGCCCTCCTCTATTACCTGAACGTTTATTTCGACAGCAGCTCGCTCACTTTCAGCAGCGCAGCCTGCGATGCTTGCCAAGCGTATTGGCGCGCATCGTATCCATCGCAGCGAATTTGTCAATTCGGATGCGGCCGCGCAGGAGACTCAAGGGGCATCTACGATGAAGATGTTTTGAGCGATCCGGGTGCTGATGCAGCGAGGTTGGCCATCGGCAAGATACACGGTGAGCGAGTCGCCGTCCGGCCGGCTGCCGATGGTGATGACGGTCTGCGGCATAAGCCCCAGGTCGGCCACTTCGCGTAAGAGCGCGGGGTCTTCGTCGCGCACACGCTCAATCCGTACCCGGCTGCCCTCTGCGATGGTGTCCAGTGTGTCTCGCGAGCTGGTGGCGATTTCGCCGTCTTTGGTCGGGATGGGGTCGCCATGCGGATCCACGGTCGGGTGGCCGAGCAGAGTTGAGATGCGATCCTCGAACTCCTCACTAATGGCATGTTCCAAGCGATCCGCTTCAGCGTGCACTTGGTCCCACGAATAGCCCATCGCTTCGGTCAGATACAGCTCGATCAGCCGATGGTGACGAATCACCTCCAGCGCGATCTTCTCACCCGCAGGCGTCAGCGTGGCCCCCTGGTATGGCTCATAGAACACCAGCTTCAGCTCGGCCAGCTTCTTGAGCATACCGGTGACGGAAGCAGCCGTCACGTTCAGCCGGGCCGCGAGCGCGTTCGTCGTGGCGCGCGCGTTCTCATAGCGCAGGCTATAAATCGCTTTCAGATAGTCTTGGGCGGATTCTGAGAGCATCGCTTATTCTATTCTGGCGTGCGCTAAACCGTATGGGCCGGCGCGTCGCATTGCGCGCATTGGTGTTACCATATCATGGAATCAGGAGTGATGAGCGCATTCTGGATCAGCGCCGCATGCGGCTTAGCCGGCTACGTGATCGGCTCGATCCCGTTCGGCTGGATTATCGTCAAACTGGTCAAAGGCATAGACGTGCGCGAGTTCGGGAGCGGCCGCACCGGCGGCACGAATGTATTTCGCGCGGCAGGCCTCGTGCCGGGTTTAGTGACGGCCATCCTCGACGTGTTGAAGGGCGTGATCGCCGTGCTGATTGTGCGCCAGTTCGTCGTGGATACAGGGGGCTGGGCCGAGGCGCTGGCCGGCTTTGGCGTCGTGCTCGGTCACAACGCGTCGTGCTTCCTCAACTTTCGTGGCGGCGCAGGCGGCGCGACCGCCGTCGGCACCAGCATCGCGATCTGGCCGTGGGGCGGCGTGCCGGCATTCGCCATCGGTTCGCTCATGCTGTTCGTCGGCGGCTATGCTTCGATCGCTTCAATGCTGGCCGGGTTGACCGTTGCCGTCGGGAACACCATCGGCGCGATGCTGGGCGTCACGTACTGGTCCTATGCGGCCTACGGCTGGGGCGTGCTTGGGCTGATCCTGGTCGCCCTCCGCCCGAACATTGAACGCTTGCGCGCTGGCACCGAGAAGCGCGTGTCGTGGTTCAAGCGTCCTCAGCCGTCGCAGTCTGGTTCGCCCACAGCGCACCCATGAGATCGCTTCGCCCTCACCGGATAGAGGTGCTATGCGCCGACGATCATCTGGTCGCCGTCAACAAACCCGCCGGCGTCACCACTGCGCACGATGCTGCACGCCCCGACGAGCCGGATTTGCGCACGCTGCTGGAGGCGCGGTTTGGCCGATTATGGCTGGTGCATCGCCTCGACCGCGACACCAGCGGCGTCATCATCTTTGCGCGAAACGAGCCAGCCCATCGCGCGCTCAGTGAGCAGTTCGAGGGGCGCGCGGTGACGAAGCTCTACCATGCGCTCCTCGTGGGCAATCCCACATGGACGGAACGCACCGCCGATGCACCGCTGCGCGTAGATGGGGACCGTCGCCACCGCACGGTCGTGGACATCGCGCACGGCAAGCCGTCGGTGACGCACTTTCGCGTATTGCAGCGCCTGAAGCGCTATGCGCTGGTCGAAGCAATGCCGGAGACCGGCCGCGCGCATCAGATTCGGGTGCACGCTGCGCTGCTCGGCCATCCGATCGCCGCGGACGACCTGTATGGCGACGGTAAACCGGTCTTCCTATCGCAACTGAAGCCCAACTATCGCGCGAACAGCGCCGAGGAGATTCCCCTGATTGGGCGGACGGCTCTGCACGCGCGCCGGCTGAAGCTCACGCATCCGGTCACGGGCGAGGCGCTCGACTTGCTCGCGCCGTATGCTAAGGACTTCAACGCAGTAGTGAGGCAGTTGGCGAAGCTGGCGTAGCGCGCTCCTCCTCACTTTGGCGGTCAAGTTGTAGCGCACACGCACGGCGCGCTGGTTTATAATATGCGTGCTACGGGGGCGTAGCTCAGTTGGTTAGAGCGTTGCGTTGACATCGCAAAGGTCACAAGTTCGAGTCTTGTCGCTCCCATCTTAGCCAGCGCAATCCAGGCCCCGCGCGATGCGCTGGCCGCGCTCCTCCAGCAAACATCAGCCGCGCACCAACACCTGCGTCGAACAGTGCGGTCCGCCGTATCCCCCCACCAGGGCGTCAAACGCAATGGCCTGCACATCTACGCCAGCCGCACGCAGCCGCTGCAAGAACGGCTCGCCGGCGCGCCTCGCACACATTAACCGCCTGGGGCCGACCAACAAACCGTTTGCGGCGAAGTCCAGTTGCTCGGCCTTGCTGAACGGGATGACGTGGATGCCCTTCTCTTGCAGATAGCGGGAGAACAGCATGGTGCGGGTGAGGACGTAGGTGTAGCGCTCCGGCGCACCCCGTGGAACATACACCTTGACCGCCGGCTCCTCATCGCCGCTGAGCCGCGACTCGACACAAAGCGCCAGGTCGCGGTCGAGCATGGCGAAGTACGTGTCGAGGTGCATCTCGTCCATGTCCATGCGCGGGTCTTCGATCACCGCCACCTCGACATAGCCGTAAACGCGATGCTCAAGGCACTGGCGCACGCCGTCCTCATTGGTCAGCAACCCCTGACCTTGCAGCACGAAGTCGCCGCAAGGGATGAAGTCGCCGCCCTCTAGCGTGCCGGGGGGCTGGACGCGGTATCGCGGCGCGATGCCGAGTGACTCGAGCACATGCGCGGCGATGTCGTTCTCCGGCGCGCGCTGCTTCAGCTTCAGGCGCGTGATCACCACGCCCTCGCGCGTGGTGATGAGCGGGTCGCGCGTGTAGTATGGGCTGGGCGGATCGAGTGTGAACTGCGCCTCGAAACGGGTCGTGGGGTCCAGGCCGGCGGCGCGGCGCGCGACGCGGATCGTCGGCCGGAGCAAGATCACATCCACCAGGCTGCCGGCGTCGAGCGCGGCCAGCGCGACGTCGAGCTGGCGCGCGGCCTCGTCGCGCTCGTCAGCGGTGAGCGCTGCGTCGTATTCGAACGTCACTGCCTCGCGCGCCCACTGCGTCAGCCGGCTGCGCGTCGCCCGCGCCAATGCCTCGCGGTAGTCAATCACGCGCACGCCGTGGTCTTCCAACGCGCGTCGGTAGGCGCGGTGTTCCTCGCGCCCCTGCGCCAGAGAGAACGGGAATAAAAAGTTGGCTGCGCCAGGCTGTAGGATCGCAAATAGTGTCTCAATGCCCGGCTCGCACATCAGCACGACCCGCGCCGGCAGCCACTCGGCGGGTTGTGCCGGAGTAAACGGCGAGCCATCGGACATCGAAGAGCGGTCGAGCGGCATCGGCGTCATCGGTTTGCTATCGTAGAACAAGCCGTGGAATGACTGTCTGGCGCGAATGCATCTGAATTTTAAGGCTGCCGGTGAACCAGATGGCAGGGGGCAGCGCTCGCCCAGCGATGCTGAGATGCATGTGAATACCTGCGCCCGTGCGGCTATTCGGCCATGCCCCGTTCGCGTGTGGATTGCCCCGCCCGCCGCCCACCTTGACATAGAACGCTTGTTCGCTTATCATCCGCTGCGAATAGAACAAAAGTTCGCGCGGCAGTTGCGAACGGGAGGAAACAGTGTCTCACTCGGCGATCGAACATTTGACCGAGCCGCAACAGCGCATCCTATCTTTCATCAGCCGCTACATGGAAGAGCACGATGTGCCGCCCACCATCCGTGAGATCCAAAAAGGCGCGGGCATCAGCTCCACCTCGATGGTGAGCTATCACTTAAAGGCGCTGGAGCGGGCGAATCTCCTCAACCGCTACGAGCGACGTTCGCGCGGCGTGGTGTTGACCCAAGCGCATCGCATCAGCCCGCGCGACATCGTCTCCGTGCCGATTGTTGGGCGCATCGTCGCCAGCGAGCCATCGCCGACGCCCG is part of the Candidatus Roseilinea sp. genome and harbors:
- a CDS encoding C4-dicarboxylate ABC transporter substrate-binding protein, producing the protein MKALLRVASFIDSITDRLSGLISIIVVLAVLAGFLNAALRYLGQALQRTLISNELIQLQWYLFSLLFLIGFPYLLKHNVNVRVDFFYSRWGPRQRALVDFLGTLLFLLPFCLLAIYVSIGPVLTSWGRLPDGSWGPWEVSSDAGGLPLAPLKSLIIVGFFGLLVQAISQLIKYVAVLLGYHEADQAVMVAETDQMMADEMVREMREELEHEAMAR
- a CDS encoding transcriptional regulator, whose amino-acid sequence is MLSESAQDYLKAIYSLRYENARATTNALAARLNVTAASVTGMLKKLAELKLVFYEPYQGATLTPAGEKIALEVIRHHRLIELYLTEAMGYSWDQVHAEADRLEHAISEEFEDRISTLLGHPTVDPHGDPIPTKDGEIATSSRDTLDTIAEGSRVRIERVRDEDPALLREVADLGLMPQTVITIGSRPDGDSLTVYLADGQPRCISTRIAQNIFIVDAP
- the plsY gene encoding glycerol-3-phosphate acyltransferase; amino-acid sequence: MSAFWISAACGLAGYVIGSIPFGWIIVKLVKGIDVREFGSGRTGGTNVFRAAGLVPGLVTAILDVLKGVIAVLIVRQFVVDTGGWAEALAGFGVVLGHNASCFLNFRGGAGGATAVGTSIAIWPWGGVPAFAIGSLMLFVGGYASIASMLAGLTVAVGNTIGAMLGVTYWSYAAYGWGVLGLILVALRPNIERLRAGTEKRVSWFKRPQPSQSGSPTAHP
- a CDS encoding C4-dicarboxylate ABC transporter, translating into MEGFNPQWLGILMFVGFFFLLLTGYPVAFSFAGVSIVFGLIGLAMGAFDFNLLLSLPNSWFGIMSDSTLLAIPFFIFMGAILEKSGLAEELLETVGQLMGPLKGGIALAVVVVGTLLAATTGVVAATIIAMGLISLPTMLKYGYNKELATGVIVASGTMAQMIPPSIVLVLLSDQFGLSIGDLFAGALVPGLLLAASYAIYALVVAYTRPGSAPALPPEARTLSSRTLLLRTLRAFIPPVVLILAVLGTIFAGLATPSEAGAFGAIGASILAVINRRMSRKVITDAALSTAKTTGLVLMILFASTLFTKVLFALGSDLLIEEWLTNLPGGFWTFIIVANIAIFLLGIFLEFTEITYIAMPLLVPAAERVLDAFNPTGAFSNEGYTMVWFAIVVAINLQTAFISPPVGFSLFYMQSVAPKEVSTVEIHRSAIPFMIIQLVVLAIVIAFPETVNALVRLSFR
- a CDS encoding RNA pseudouridine synthase; this encodes MRSLRPHRIEVLCADDHLVAVNKPAGVTTAHDAARPDEPDLRTLLEARFGRLWLVHRLDRDTSGVIIFARNEPAHRALSEQFEGRAVTKLYHALLVGNPTWTERTADAPLRVDGDRRHRTVVDIAHGKPSVTHFRVLQRLKRYALVEAMPETGRAHQIRVHAALLGHPIAADDLYGDGKPVFLSQLKPNYRANSAEEIPLIGRTALHARRLKLTHPVTGEALDLLAPYAKDFNAVVRQLAKLA
- a CDS encoding ABC transporter substrate-binding protein, with protein sequence MKRREFLSVAAKSAAIGATSTTFAVPTIVHAQTQRIRWQMATSWPVSLDTIYGAAEYFAERVAALTDGRFQITPNPAGKLSRGTDILDVVSQGAVPIGHTASYYYIGKSPVTAFSTALPFGMTLRQQNAWLYEGGGLKLLQEIYAKRFNVIHWPAGNTGAQMGGWFRKEVKTVKDLQGLKMRIPGLGGEVMKRLGVTVQTLPGGEIFQALQTGTVDAAEWVGPYDDEKLGFFKVAKFYYYPGWWEPAPSLEIEVNLNEWNKLPKAYQEAIKSAAAEANQNMVARYDARNAAALAKLTAQGVQVKRFSNEILAAAQKAALGLYEEYASKDADFKRVYESWKKFKAETDKWFGLNEYAIEGFLFGAS
- the arcA gene encoding arginine deiminase, translating into MTPMPLDRSSMSDGSPFTPAQPAEWLPARVVLMCEPGIETLFAILQPGAANFLFPFSLAQGREEHRAYRRALEDHGVRVIDYREALARATRSRLTQWAREAVTFEYDAALTADERDEAARQLDVALAALDAGSLVDVILLRPTIRVARRAAGLDPTTRFEAQFTLDPPSPYYTRDPLITTREGVVITRLKLKQRAPENDIAAHVLESLGIAPRYRVQPPGTLEGGDFIPCGDFVLQGQGLLTNEDGVRQCLEHRVYGYVEVAVIEDPRMDMDEMHLDTYFAMLDRDLALCVESRLSGDEEPAVKVYVPRGAPERYTYVLTRTMLFSRYLQEKGIHVIPFSKAEQLDFAANGLLVGPRRLMCARRAGEPFLQRLRAAGVDVQAIAFDALVGGYGGPHCSTQVLVRG